The Prunus persica cultivar Lovell chromosome G8, Prunus_persica_NCBIv2, whole genome shotgun sequence genome includes a region encoding these proteins:
- the LOC18767707 gene encoding prostaglandin reductase-3: MELKPGLSALVTGGASGIGKALSLALGAKGIFVTVVDLSEEKGKEVASLVQKENANFHTSLGFPSALFVKCDVTDTGNIAAAFEKHLATFGGLDICINSAGIINPIPFHKDQTDGTRSWRLTVNLNLIAVIDCTRLAIKTMQAVKKPGVIINMGSAAGLYPLDGDPIYSGSKGGVVQFTRSLVPYKHKGIRINVLCPEFVERTDMGLKAGSKFVSIMGGFVRMEMVVKGAFELITDESKAGSCLWITNRRGMEYWPTPAEEAKYLISQTKRAVTNAPIFQAPLNLQLPQSFEKLVVHTLSHNFRNATGVVRTPLRLPIKPDHVLVKVIYAGVNASDVNYSSGRYFSGSNKDLESQLPFDCGFEAVGIIAAVGESVTNLKVGTPAAIMTFGSYAEFTMVPSKHILPVERPDPEVVAMLTSGLTASIALEKAGAGQLESGKVVLVTAAAGGTGQFAVQLAKLARNTVVATCRGEEKAKLLKELGVDRVIDYKAEDIKTVLKKEFPKGVDIIYESVGGDMFDLCLNALAVYGRLIVIGMISQYQGEHGWKPSNYPGLCEKLLAKSQTVAGFFLLQYSHFWQEHLDKLFHLFSMGKLKVSLDPKQFLGVRSVADAVEYLHSGKSVGKVVVCIDPTFSQQTARL; the protein is encoded by the exons ATGGAGCTAAAACCTGGCCTTTCAGCTCTGGTCACTGGTGGAGCTTCTGGAATTG GAAAAGCTCTTAGCTTGGCTCTTGGAGCGAAGGGAATATTTGTGACGGTGGTCGATTTATCTGAAGAAAAGGGGAAGGAAGTTGCATCCCTTGTTCAGAAGGAGAATGCCAATTTCCATACCAGTTTAGGTTTTCCATCTGCCTTGTTTGTGAAATGCGACGTGACTGATACAG GAAATATAGCTGCTGCGTTTGAGAAACATTTAGCAACATTTGGAGGATTGGATATCTGTATTAACAGTGCAGGCATCATTAATCCCATACCATTCCATAAGGATCAAACTGACGGTACTCGCTCATGGAGACTAACAGTTAACTTGAATCTGATTGCAGTTATTGATTGCACTCGCCTTGCG ATTAAAACCATGCAAGCTGTGAAAAAACCTGGCGTAATTATCAATATGGGTTCTGCTGCAGGTCTTTACCCGCTCGACGGTGATCCAATCTACTCTGGCTCAAAAG GCGGTGTTGTTCAGTTTACTAGATCTCTGGTTCCCTACAAGCATAAAGGGATTCGCATCAATGTGCTTTGTCCTGAA TTTGTTGAAAGAACTGACATGGGCTTAAAGGCGGGTTCTAAATTTGTTAGTATAATGGGCGGCTTTGTCCGTATGGAAATGGTAGTGAAAG GTGCTTTTGAGCTTATTACTGATGAGAGTAAAGCTGGTTCATGCCTATGGATTACCAATCGAAGAGGCATGGAATATTGGCCAACTCCCGCAGAAGAAGCAAAATACTTGATTAGCCAGACAAAAAGAGCTGTGACAAATGCTCCAATATTCCAAGCTCCTTTGAATCTTCAACTTCCACAAAGTTTTGAGAAACT AGTTGTTCACACCTTGAGTCACAATTTTCGTAATGCTACCGGCGTAGTGCGCACACCATTGAGATTACCCATTAAACCAGACCACGTTCTTGTGAAAGTCATATATGCTGGCGTAAATGCTAGTGAT GTAAATTACAGCTCAGGACGTTATTTTAGTGGAAGCAACAAAGATCTTGAATCCCAGCTTCCATTTGATTGTGGTTTTGAG GCTGTGGGGATAATTGCAGCAGTTGGGGAATCTGTCACTAACTTGAAAGTTGGTACTCCAGCTGCAATCATGACTTTTGGAAGTTATGCAGAATTCACGATG GTGCCTTCAAAACACATCCTTCCTGTGGAAAGACCGGATCCAGAAGTTGTCGCTATGCTTACTTCAGGGCTGACTGCATCAATCGCTCTAGAAAAG GCGGGAGCGGGACAACTGGAATCTGGAAAAGTAGTTCttgttactgctgctgctggaGGGACTGGACAATTTGCAGTCCAG CTTGCAAAGCTAGCTCGAAACACTGTGGTTGCAACTTGTCGAGGTGAAGAAAAGGCGAAGCTTTTGAAAGAATTGGGGGTGGATCGAGTCATAGACTATAAAGCTGAAGATATCAAGACT GTTCTAAAGAAGGAGTTTCCCAAAGGCGTTGACATTATCTATGAGTCTGTAGGTGGTGACATGTTCGATTTGTGCCTGAATGCTCTTGCGGTTTATGGACGACTCATAGTGATCGGAATGATTTCTCAG TATCAAGGAGAGCATGGGTGGAAGCCATCAAACTACCCAGGACTTTGCGAAAAGCTCTTAGCGAAAAGCCAAACTGTG GCTGGTTTCTTCCTATTGCAATACAGTCACTTCTGGCAAGAACATCTGGATAAACTATTTCATCTTTTCTCTATGGGAAAGCTGAAG GTTTCTTTAGACCCAAAACAATTTTTGGGTGTACGTTCTGTTGCGGATGCCGTGGAATATCTCCATTCTGGTAAAAGTGTAGGAAAG GTTGTTGTTTGCATTGATCCTACCTTTAGCCAACAAACGGCAAGATTATGA